A stretch of Coccidioides posadasii str. Silveira chromosome 2, complete sequence DNA encodes these proteins:
- a CDS encoding uncharacterized protein (EggNog:ENOG410PFYD~COG:J~BUSCO:1929at33183), translated as MGRRSKKFGGGGRRGTRPTNYAAIVKSNEKFESYYNGLKVVPEDEKEQFWEALRRDLPNSFRFTGSRKHALAVQERLKDFYIPNITSIRYEGELVEPPKPVPWYPDQLAWSMTTPKQVVRRFPPFASFHKFLVSETEVGNISRQEVVSMIPPLLLDVRPGMVVLDMCAAPGSKSAQLMEMIHAGEEEQMKSMTDKLENKDAQVARQQGRVEIADLLNGEAELDGFEDDGRSTGLLIANDSDYKRAHMLIHQMKRLNSPNLLVTNHDATMYPSIRLPSLPVADGKRSPNRYLKFDRILADVPCSGDGTARKNVNVWKDWNPANGIGLHPTQARILVRALQMLKPGGRVVYSTCSMNPIENEAVIASAIDRCGGPEKVEIVDCSNELQGLRRSPGLTSWTVMDKQGRIWNTWQDVEKGADGGDETLKRIVEGMFPPSEQSEAANLSRCMRVYPHQQDTGGFFITVLEKKGEIRAKPENSKMNALKPVEGETGDSHSTPIPIATENALAFPDTTENVGNTDPNASAQSALSPAKRNSDHLDEEPETKRAKVSDEACAEASRLTTGAVAPASKQSEIALSRPIKQKSGQQFEEPFKYLDSQLKEFDTIFKFYDLSPQFPKDRFMVRNADGRPHKTIYYTTALARDILTENEGTGMKFVHCGVKMFVKQDVQRPDVCPWRIQKDGLTLLEPWIGTGRTVKIYKKTTLRKLLVEMFPKVNDGGWKELGELGEWARDVDMGCCVLKLIPTNEEDGFHEHMVLPLWRSLYSLNLMLPKEERRAMLLRLFNDETPLVNTTHKRDAATAKKEEESLETSQALGEDGQESEDVTKQEAIL; from the exons ATGGGGAGACGTAGCAAAAAG tttggtggtggtggtagACGCGGAACCCGTCCGACAAATTATGCCGCTATAGTGAAGAGCAACGAGAAATTTGAGAGCTATTACAATGGCCTCAAAGTTGTCCCTGAGGATGAAAAAGAGCAGTTCTGGGAAGCGTTGCGACGCGACCTTCCCAACAGTTTTCGATTTACCGGCTCACGAAA ACACGCTCTCGCAGTCCAAGAACGCCTCAAGGACTTTTACATTCCCAATATTACCTCAATTCGATATGAAGGCGAACTTGTCGAGCCACCCAAGCCTGTTCCGTGGTATCCAGACCAGTTGGCCTGGTCCATGACGACTCCGAAGCAGGTAGTCAGGCGCTTCCCTCCATTTGCATCTTTTCACAAATTCCTTGTTTCAGAAACAGAAGTTGGAAACATTAGCCGCCAAGAAGTTGTCAGCATGATTCCCCCATTATTGCTGGATGTGCGACCCGGAATGGTTGTCCTGGACATGTGTGCAGCTCCGGGAAGCAAATCCGCGCAGCTGATGGAGATGATCCATGCGGGCGAGGAGGAACAGATGAAAAGCATGACTGATAAGCTTGAGAATAAGGATGCTCAGGTGGCTCGTCAGCAAGGCAGAGTGGAGATTGCTGACCTACTGAACGGGGAAGCCGAATTGGACGGTTTCGAAGATGATGGAAGGTCAACCGGGTTACTGATTGCCAACGATAGCGACTATAAACGTGCCCACATGTTAATTCATCAGATGAAGCGACTTAATTCCCCTAATTTATTGGTCACTAATCATGATGCTACCATGTATCCGTCAATCAGATTGCCTTCCCTCCCTGTCGCGGACGGAAAGCGCTCACCGAACCGGTACTTAAAATTCGATCGGATCCTCGCTGATGTGCCTTGTTCGGGTGACGGCACGGCTAGAAAGAATGTTAACGTCTGGAAGGATTGGAATCCAGCTAACGGCATCGGTTTACATCCAACCCAGGCCAGAATCCTTGTTCGTGCCCTGCAAATGCTCAAACCTGGGGGTCGTGTGGTGTACTCCACCTGCAGCATGAACCCAATCGAAAACGAAGCTGTGATTGCAAGTGCAATCGACCGGTGTGGAGGACCTGAAAAGGTCGAGATTGTTGATTGCAGCAACGAGTTGCAAGGTTTACGGAGGTCTCCTGGGCTTACATCCTGGACGGTAATGGATAAGCAAGGCAGGATCTGGAACACCTGGCAAGACGTCGAAAAGGGAGCGGATGGCGGAGATGAGACGCTCAAAAGAATTGTCGAAGGAATGTTTCCACCGTCTGAGCAAAGTGAGGCAGCCAATCTCTCACGTTGCATGCGCGTGTATCCCCATCAGCAAGATACAGGCGGGTTTTTCATCACCGTCTTGGAGAAGAAGGGAGAGATCAGGGCGAAACCAGAGAACTCAAAAATGAATGCGCTAAAGCCTGTAGAGGGTGAAACCGGTGACTCTCATAGCACACCTATTCCAATCGCAACTGAAAATGCCCTAGCTTTTCCTGACACCACTGAAAATGTTGGCAATACCGATCCAAACGCGTCAGCCCAGAGTGCGCTGTCTCCAGCTAAAAGAAACTCCGATCACCTTGACGAGGAGCCCGAAACGAAACGCGCTAAAGTGTCGGATGAGGCTTGTGCTGAAGCTAGTCGTCTCACAACCGGCGCCGTGGCGCCGGCGTCCAAACAATCTGAAATCGCTCTCTCGCGGCCGATAAAACAGAAATCCGGACAACAATTTGAGGAGCCCTTTAAGTATCTAGATTCTCAGCTCAAAGAGTTTGACACAATCTTCAAGTTCTATGATCTATCTCCCCAGTTCCCGAAGGACAGGTTCATGGTACGGAATGCCGATGGACGCCCTCACAAAACTATTTACTACACTACGGCTTTGGCTCGGGACATCCTAACCGAAAACGAAGGGACCGGAATGAAGTTTGTCCACTGTGGTGTGAAAATGTTCGTGAAACAAGACGTGCAACGCCCGGATGTTTGTCCCTGGAGAATTCAAAAAGATGGTCTTACACTTCTTGAGCCTTGGATTGGTACGGGCCGCACAGTTAAGATCTACAAAAAGACAACATTGCGCAAGCTGCTGGTTGAAATGTTCCCCAAAGTTAATGATGGTGGTTGGAAAGAGTTGGGTGAACTTGGCGAGTGGGCAAGGGACGTTGATATGGGATGTTGTGTCCTAAAACTCATCCCCACTAACGAAGAAGACGGATTCCA TGAGCACATGGTTTTGCCATTATGGAGGAGTCTTTACTCGTTGAACTTGATGCTACCCAAGGAAGAGCGTCGCGCTATGCTTCTGCGTCTGTTTAATGACGAAACTCCTTTGGTCAATACGACCCACAAACGGGATGCAGCCACCGCTAAGAAGGAAGAGGAAAGTCTTGAGACGTCGCAGGCATTGGGTGAAGACGGTCAAGAGAGCGAGGATGTTACCAAACAAGAGGCCATTTTATAA